A portion of the Glycine max cultivar Williams 82 chromosome 10, Glycine_max_v4.0, whole genome shotgun sequence genome contains these proteins:
- the LOC100806246 gene encoding uncharacterized protein isoform X4, which translates to MPPEPLPWDRKDFFKERKHERSESLGSVARWRDSSHHRDFNRWGSAEFRRPPGHGKQGGWHLFSEEPGHGYAISRSSSDKMLEDDSRPSISRGDGKYGRSSRENRGGPFGQRDWRGHSWEPNNGSMNFPRRLQDVNNDQRSVDDALAYSSHPHSDFGNAWDQHHLKDQHDKMGGVNMFGTGPRSDRDNSLGDWKPLKWTRSGSLSSRGSGFSHSSSSRSMGGADSHEVKAELLPKSVAANESHSGEAAACATSSVPSEDTTSRKKPRLGWGEGLAKYEKKKVEVPDASANKEGPVLSTSNTEPCNLLSPSLVDKSPKLLGFSECASPATPSSVACSSSPAGMDDKLFGKTANVDNYASNLTGSPAPVSESHFARFSFNLEKFDIDSLNNLGSSIIELVQSDDPTSLDSGPMRSNSINKLLIWKADISKVLEMTESEIDLLENELKSLKSESGETCPCPCPVTLGSQMVGSDEKSCEEHVGVSDQVIRPVPLKIVDDPNTEKMPLSTNLHSIHENGKEEDIDSPGTATSKFVEPLPLIKAVSCDTRGHDNFSRDLDTVLSTAVKCLVPCTTRKEASVPACVDGNISMELKDSMDILYKTIISSNKESANRASEVFDKLWPKDCCKIEKMEASSDACTHTFIMEKFAERKQFARFKERVIALKFRALHHLWKEDMRLLSIRKCRPKSHKKNELSVRSTCNGIQKNRSSIRSRFPFPAGNQLSLVSTSEIINFTSKLLSESQVKVQRNTLKMPALILDEKEKMISKFVSSNGLVEDPLAIEKERTMINPWTPEEREVFLEKFAAFGKDFRKIASFFDHKTTADCVEFYYKNHKSDCFEKIKKQDGDKLGKSYSAKTDLIASGNKKLRAGSSLLGGYGKVKTYRGEDFIEKSSSFDILGDERETAAAADVLAGICGSLSSEAMSSCITSSVDPVEGNRDRKFLKVNPLCKLPMTPDVTQDVDDETCSDESCGEMDPTDWTDDEKTAFLRAVSSFGKDFAKIARCVGTRSQEQCKVFFSKGRKCLGLDLMRPIPENVGSPVNDDANGGESDTDDACVVETGSVVETDKSGTKTDEDLHLYGTNTYHDESHPVEARNLSAELNESKEINWTEVDLEDANVTSGACQINIDSKQGCDGSEVFLCGSNKSGSVGERADIIMSDSTEVENDKANKLGGAATELISAPNTREPCQSNSIAEDRMVVSEVSSGGLGNELERHRVSSTLCVDDRDNKHEADSGVIVDMKSSVHDLSTMINSSISSLGNSCSGLSFSSENKHVPLGNPRVSALSMDNLHALLQNTVAVDVQCEKTASQDQMSSTCDIRGGRDMHCQNSISNGDHQHITGNLSDHVDAVSILQGYPLQVPVKKEMDSDMNCTSSATELPLLPQKIEHDDDHIKAFQSSDSDKTFRNGDVKLFGKILTNPSTTQKPNVGAKGSEENGTHHPKLSSKSSNPKITGHHSADGNLKILKFDHNDYVGLENVPMRSYGYWDGNRIQTGLSTLPDSAILLAKYPAAFSNYLTSSAKLEQPSLQTYSKNNERLLNGASTFTTRDINGSNALIDYQMFRRDGPKVQPFMVDVKHCQDVFSEMQRRNGFEAISSLQQQSRGMNGVGRPGILVGGSCSGVSDPVAAIKMHYSNSDKYGGQTGSIAREDESWGGKGD; encoded by the exons ATGCCGCCTGAACCATTGCCTTGGGATCGAAAGGACTTCTTCAAGGAGAGGAAGCACGAGAGGTCCGAGTCGCTTGGTTCTGTCGCCAGATGGAGGGATTCCTCGCACCACCGCGACTTCAACCGCTGGGGATCCGCCGAGTTTCGCAGACCGCCAG GTCATGGTAAGCAGGGTGGCTGGCACCTGTTTTCCGAGGAACCTGGTCATGGGTATGCGATTTCTCGGTCCAGCAGTGACAAGATGCTTGAAGATGATAGTCGGCCGTCGATCTCGCGCGGTGATGGAAAGTATGGCAGGAGCAGTAGGGAAAATAGAGGAGGACCCTTTGGTCAGAGAGATTGGCGAGGGCATTCGTGGGAACCCAACAATGGTTCTATGAATTTTCCCAGGAGGCTGCAGGATGTGAACAATGACCAGAGGTCAGTAGATGATGCCCTAGCATATTCCTCTCATCCACATTCTGATTTTGGGAACGCTTGGGATCAGCACCACTTGAAAGACCAGCACGATAAGATGGGTGGTGTCAATATGTTCGGAACAGGACCAAGAAGTGATAGAGATAACTCTCTGGGTGACTGGAAGCCTCTTAAATGGACCCGCTCTGGAAGCTTGTCATCTCGAGGCTCAGGTTTTAGCCACTCAAGTAGCTCAAGGAGCATGGGAGGAGCAGATTCCCATGAAGTGAAGGCTGAGTTGCTACCCAAAAGTGTGGCTGCTAATGAGTCGCATTCAGGGGAAGCTGCTGCTTGTGCAACATCTTCTGTGCCATCCGAGGATACAACTTCCAGAAAAAAGCCTAGGCTGGGTTGGGGCGAGGGACTTGCAAAGTATGAGAAGAAGAAAGTCGAGGTGCCTGATGCAAGTGCAAACAAGGAAGGTCCTGTCTTGTCTACTAGCAACACGGAACCTTGTAATCTCCTCAGTCCCAGCTTAGTTGATAAAAGCCCAAAACTTTTAGGATTCTCAGAATGTGCATCTCCTGCAACTCCATCTTCTGTTGCCTGCAGTTCCTCACCTG CAGGTATGGATGATAAATTATTTGGGAAGACTGCAAATGTGGACAATTATGCTAGTAATTTGACTGGTTCGCCTGCTCCTGTGTCTGAAAGTCATTTTGCTAGGTTTTCTTTTAACTTAGAGAAATTTGATATTGACTCCTTGAATAATTTGGGTTCTTCAATTATTGAGTTGGTACAATCTGATGATCCAACTTCTCTGGATTCTGGTCCAATGAGGTCCAATTCAATTAATAAGTTACTGATATGGAAAGCTGACATTTCAAAGGTGTTGGAGATGACTGAATCTGAAATAGATTTACTTGAAAATGAACTGAAGTCACTAAAATCTGAATCTGGGGAAACATGTCCTTGTCCATGTCCAGTAACCTTGGGCTCCCAGATGGTAGGTAGTGATGAAAAATCCTGTGAAGAACATGTTGGGGTCTCTGATCAGGTCATCCGGCCAGTACCGTTGAAAATTGTTGATGATCCCAATACGGAGAAGATGCCTCTTTCAACTAATTTACATAGTATTCATGAAAATGGCAAGGAAGAGGACATTGATAGTCCTGGAACAGCTACTTCTAAATTTGTTGAGCCTTTGCCTTTAATTAAAGCAGTTTCTTGTGATACCAGGGGACATGATAACTTCTCCCGGGACTTGGATACTGTTCTGTCTACAGCTGTGAAATGCCTAGTTCCCTGTACTACTAGGAAAGAAGCTAGTGTGCCTGCTTGTGTTGATGGCAATATCTCTATGGAGCTAAAGGATAGCAtggatattttatataaaacaattatttcttCCAATAAAGAATCTGCCAACAGAGCTAGTGAGGTATTTGATAAGTTATGGCCTAAAGATTGTTGCAAGATTGAAAAGATGGAAGCAAGCAGTGACGCATGCACTCATACCTTCATCATGGAAAAATTTGCTGAGAGAAAGCAATTTGCAAGATTTAAGGAGAGAGTTATTGCACTTAAATTCAGAGCCTTGCATCACCTGTGGAAAGAAGATATGCGCTTACTGTCTATCAGGAAATGCAGACCAAAatctcacaaaaaaaatgaactaagtGTGCGATCTACCTGTAATGGTATCCAGAAGAATCGATCATCCATTCGGTCACGTTTCCCCTTTCCTG CAGGAAATCAACTAAGCTTGGTTTCAACATCAGAGATAATCAATTTTACAAGCAAACTGCTTTCAGAATCCCAAGTTAAAGTGCAGAGAAACACCCTGAAAATGCCAGCATTAATTTTGGATGAAAAAGAGAAGATGATTTCCAAGTTTGTATCCAGTAATGGGTTGGTTGAAGATCCATTGGCTATCGAGAAAGAAAGGACTATGATCAATCCTTGGACCCCAGAAGAGAGAGAAGTTTTCTTGGAGAAATTTGCTGCCTTTGGAAAAGATTTTCGGAaaattgcttctttttttgACCACAAGACAACTGCTGACTGTGTTGAATTCTACTACAAAAATCATAAGTCTGATTGTTTTGAGAAAATTAAGAAGCAAGATGGTGATAAGCTTGGGAAGTCATATTCTGCCAAAACTGACTTGATTGCATCAG GTAATAAAAAATTGCGGGCAGGAAGCTCACTTTTGGGTGGATATGGTAAAGTGAAGACGTATAGGGGTGAGGACTTCATAGAGAAATCAAGCAGTTTTGACATTCTTGGGGATGAAAGAGAGACTGCTGCTGCAGCTGATGTATTGGCTGGTATATGTGGTTCTCTTTCATCTGAGGCTATGAGTTCCTGCATAACAAGTTCAGTGGATCCTGTAGAAGGTAACAGGGATAGGAAGTTCCTGAAAGTAAACCCTTTATGCAAACTGCCCATGACACCTGATGTTACTCAAGATGTTGATGATGAGACTTGTTCAGATGAGAGCTGTGGTGAAATGGATCCAACAGATTGGACCGATGATGAGAAAACTGCTTTTCTTCGGGCTGTATCATCTTTTGGGAAGGATTTTGCCAAGATAGCACGGTGTGTTGGGACAAGGTCCCAGGAACAGTGCAAAGTTTTCTTTAGCAAGGGCCGGAAATGCCTTGGATTAGATCTCATGCGCCCAATACCTGAGAATGTTGGATCCCCAGTTAATGATGATGCAAATGGGGGTGAGAGTGACACAGATGATGCATGTGTTGTTGAGACAGGCTCGGTGGTTGAAACTGATAAGTCTGGCACTAAAACAGATGAGGACCTTCATTTGTATGGCACAAACACATACCATGATGAATCCCATCCTGTGGAAGCTAGGAACCTGTCAGCTGaattaaatgaatcaaaggAAATTAATTGGACAGAAGTAGATCTTGAAGATGCAAATGTCACTTCTGGTGCTTGTCAAATCAATATTGATTCTAAACAGGGCTGTGATGGTAGTGAAGTTTTCTTGTGTGGTTCTAACAAGTCTGGATCTGTTGGTGAACGAGCAGATATAATTATGTCAGATAGCACAGAAGTTGAAAATGATAAAGCAAATAAATTGGGAGGTGCAGCTACAGAATtgatttctgctccaaatacaAGGGAACCATGCCAGAGTAATTCCATTGCTGAGGATAGAATGGTGGTTTCTGAGGTATCTTCTGGCGGTCTTGGAAATGAATTGGAGAGGCATAGAGTGTCTTCTACCCTATGTGTTGATGATAGAGATAATAAGCATGAAGCTGATTCAGGTGTTATAGTTGATATGAAAAGCTCTGTGCATGATTTAAGCACTATGATAAATTCTTCAATCTCATCTTTGGGCAATTCTTGTTCAGGATTGAGTTTTAGTTCTGAAAATAAGCATGTGCCCCTTGGAAATCCTCGTGTCTCTGCATTGTCTATGGACAACCTTCATGCACTTTTGCAAAATACAGTTGCTGTTGATGTTCAATGTGAGAAAACTGCTAGCCAAGATCAAATGTCCTCTACTTGTGATATTCGGGGAGGTAGAGATATGCACTGTCAGAATTCCATTAGCAATGGTGACCATCAGCATATTACTGGGAATTTATCAGACCACGTTGATGCTGTTAGCATTCTCCAGGGATATCCCTTGCAAGTTCCTGTGAAGAAAGAAATGGACAGTGATATGAATTGCACCAGTTCAGCAACTGAATTGCCTCTTCTGCCCCAAAAGATTGAACATGATGATGATCATATCAAAGCATTCCAGTCGTCAGATTCAGATAAAACATTCAGAAATGGTGATGTGAAACTGTTTGGGAAGATACTAACCAATCCTTCAACCACCCAGAAACCTAATGTGGGTGCTAAAGGGAGTGAAGAAAATGGTACCCATCATCCTAAGTTAAGCAGCAAGTCTTCTAATCCGAAAATTACTGGCCATCATAGTGCTGAtggaaatttgaaaattttgaagtttGACCATAATGATTATGTTGGCCTTGAAAATGTTCCCATGAGGAGTTATGGTTATTGGGATGGGAACAGAATACAGACTGGTCTCTCGACATTGCCTGATTCTGCCATCTTGCTAGCAAAGTATCCCGCAGCCTTCAGTAATTATCTCACGTCTTCTGCCAAATTGGAGCAACCGTCATTGCAGACATATTCCAAGAATAATGAACGGCTCCTGAATGGTGCATCCACTTTTACGACTAGAGACATCAATGGCAGCAATGCTTTGATCGATTATCAGATGTTTAGAAGGGATGGTCCAAAAGTGCAACCATTTATGGTAGATGTCAAGCACTGCCAAGATGTATTCTCTGAGATGCAGAGAAGAAATGGTTTCGAAGCAATCTCAAGTTTACAGCAGCAGAGCAGGGGAATGAATGGTGTTGGAAGACCGGGGATTCTTGTGGGAGGATCTTGCAGTGGGGTCTCAGATCCTGTGGCTGCAATCAAAATGCATTATTCCAATTCTGACAAGTATGGTGGTCAGACTGGGAGTATTGCAAGAGAGGATGAATCATGGGGAGGGAAAGGGGATTGA
- the LOC100806246 gene encoding uncharacterized protein isoform X6: MPPEPLPWDRKDFFKERKHERSESLGSVARWRDSSHHRDFNRWGSAEFRRPPGHGKQGGWHLFSEEPGHGYAISRSSSDKMLEDDSRPSISRGDGKYGRSSRENRGGPFGQRDWRGHSWEPNNGSMNFPRRLQDVNNDQRSVDDALAYSSHPHSDFGNAWDQHHLKDQHDKMGGVNMFGTGPRSDRDNSLGDWKPLKWTRSGSLSSRGSGFSHSSSSRSMGGADSHEVKAELLPKSVAANESHSGEAAACATSSVPSEDTTSRKKPRLGWGEGLAKYEKKKVEVPDASANKEGPVLSTSNTEPCNLLSPSLVDKSPKLLGFSECASPATPSSVACSSSPAGMDDKLFGKTANVDNYASNLTGSPAPVSESHFARFSFNLEKFDIDSLNNLGSSIIELVQSDDPTSLDSGPMRSNSINKLLIWKADISKVLEMTESEIDLLENELKSLKSESGETCPCPCPVTLGSQMVGSDEKSCEEHVGVSDQVIRPVPLKIVDDPNTEKMPLSTNLHSIHENGKEEDIDSPGTATSKFVEPLPLIKAVSCDTRGHDNFSRDLDTVLSTAVKCLVPCTTRKEASVPACVDGNISMELKDSMDILYKTIISSNKESANRASEVFDKLWPKDCCKIEKMEASSDACTHTFIMEKFAERKQFARFKERVIALKFRALHHLWKEDMRLLSIRKCRPKSHKKNELSVRSTCNGIQKNRSSIRSRFPFPGNQLSLVSTSEIINFTSKLLSESQVKVQRNTLKMPALILDEKEKMISKFVSSNGLVEDPLAIEKERTMINPWTPEEREVFLEKFAAFGKDFRKIASFFDHKTTADCVEFYYKNHKSDCFEKIKKQDGDKLGKSYSAKTDLIASGNKKLRAGSSLLGGYGKVKTYRGEDFIEKSSSFDILGDERETAAAADVLAGICGSLSSEAMSSCITSSVDPVEGNRDRKFLKVNPLCKLPMTPDVTQDVDDETCSDESCGEMDPTDWTDDEKTAFLRAVSSFGKDFAKIARCVGTRSQEQCKVFFSKGRKCLGLDLMRPIPENVGSPVNDDANGGESDTDDACVVETGSVVETDKSGTKTDEDLHLYGTNTYHDESHPVEARNLSAELNESKEINWTEVDLEDANVTSGACQINIDSKQGCDGSEVFLCGSNKSGSVGERADIIMSDSTEVENDKANKLGGAATELISAPNTREPCQSNSIAEDRMVVSEVSSGGLGNELERHRVSSTLCVDDRDNKHEADSGVIVDMKSSVHDLSTMINSSISSLGNSCSGLSFSSENKHVPLGNPRVSALSMDNLHALLQNTVAVDVQCEKTASQDQMSSTCDIRGGRDMHCQNSISNGDHQHITGNLSDHVDAVSILQGYPLQVPVKKEMDSDMNCTSSATELPLLPQKIEHDDDHIKAFQSSDSDKTFRNGDVKLFGKILTNPSTTQKPNVGAKGSEENGTHHPKLSSKSSNPKITGHHSADGNLKILKFDHNDYVGLENVPMRSYGYWDGNRIQTGLSTLPDSAILLAKYPAAFSNYLTSSAKLEQPSLQTYSKNNERLLNGASTFTTRDINGSNALIDYQMFRRDGPKVQPFMVDVKHCQDVFSEMQRRNGFEAISSLQQQSRGMNGVGRPGILVGGSCSGVSDPVAAIKMHYSNSDKYGGQTGSIAREDESWGGKGD; encoded by the exons ATGCCGCCTGAACCATTGCCTTGGGATCGAAAGGACTTCTTCAAGGAGAGGAAGCACGAGAGGTCCGAGTCGCTTGGTTCTGTCGCCAGATGGAGGGATTCCTCGCACCACCGCGACTTCAACCGCTGGGGATCCGCCGAGTTTCGCAGACCGCCAG GTCATGGTAAGCAGGGTGGCTGGCACCTGTTTTCCGAGGAACCTGGTCATGGGTATGCGATTTCTCGGTCCAGCAGTGACAAGATGCTTGAAGATGATAGTCGGCCGTCGATCTCGCGCGGTGATGGAAAGTATGGCAGGAGCAGTAGGGAAAATAGAGGAGGACCCTTTGGTCAGAGAGATTGGCGAGGGCATTCGTGGGAACCCAACAATGGTTCTATGAATTTTCCCAGGAGGCTGCAGGATGTGAACAATGACCAGAGGTCAGTAGATGATGCCCTAGCATATTCCTCTCATCCACATTCTGATTTTGGGAACGCTTGGGATCAGCACCACTTGAAAGACCAGCACGATAAGATGGGTGGTGTCAATATGTTCGGAACAGGACCAAGAAGTGATAGAGATAACTCTCTGGGTGACTGGAAGCCTCTTAAATGGACCCGCTCTGGAAGCTTGTCATCTCGAGGCTCAGGTTTTAGCCACTCAAGTAGCTCAAGGAGCATGGGAGGAGCAGATTCCCATGAAGTGAAGGCTGAGTTGCTACCCAAAAGTGTGGCTGCTAATGAGTCGCATTCAGGGGAAGCTGCTGCTTGTGCAACATCTTCTGTGCCATCCGAGGATACAACTTCCAGAAAAAAGCCTAGGCTGGGTTGGGGCGAGGGACTTGCAAAGTATGAGAAGAAGAAAGTCGAGGTGCCTGATGCAAGTGCAAACAAGGAAGGTCCTGTCTTGTCTACTAGCAACACGGAACCTTGTAATCTCCTCAGTCCCAGCTTAGTTGATAAAAGCCCAAAACTTTTAGGATTCTCAGAATGTGCATCTCCTGCAACTCCATCTTCTGTTGCCTGCAGTTCCTCACCTG CAGGTATGGATGATAAATTATTTGGGAAGACTGCAAATGTGGACAATTATGCTAGTAATTTGACTGGTTCGCCTGCTCCTGTGTCTGAAAGTCATTTTGCTAGGTTTTCTTTTAACTTAGAGAAATTTGATATTGACTCCTTGAATAATTTGGGTTCTTCAATTATTGAGTTGGTACAATCTGATGATCCAACTTCTCTGGATTCTGGTCCAATGAGGTCCAATTCAATTAATAAGTTACTGATATGGAAAGCTGACATTTCAAAGGTGTTGGAGATGACTGAATCTGAAATAGATTTACTTGAAAATGAACTGAAGTCACTAAAATCTGAATCTGGGGAAACATGTCCTTGTCCATGTCCAGTAACCTTGGGCTCCCAGATGGTAGGTAGTGATGAAAAATCCTGTGAAGAACATGTTGGGGTCTCTGATCAGGTCATCCGGCCAGTACCGTTGAAAATTGTTGATGATCCCAATACGGAGAAGATGCCTCTTTCAACTAATTTACATAGTATTCATGAAAATGGCAAGGAAGAGGACATTGATAGTCCTGGAACAGCTACTTCTAAATTTGTTGAGCCTTTGCCTTTAATTAAAGCAGTTTCTTGTGATACCAGGGGACATGATAACTTCTCCCGGGACTTGGATACTGTTCTGTCTACAGCTGTGAAATGCCTAGTTCCCTGTACTACTAGGAAAGAAGCTAGTGTGCCTGCTTGTGTTGATGGCAATATCTCTATGGAGCTAAAGGATAGCAtggatattttatataaaacaattatttcttCCAATAAAGAATCTGCCAACAGAGCTAGTGAGGTATTTGATAAGTTATGGCCTAAAGATTGTTGCAAGATTGAAAAGATGGAAGCAAGCAGTGACGCATGCACTCATACCTTCATCATGGAAAAATTTGCTGAGAGAAAGCAATTTGCAAGATTTAAGGAGAGAGTTATTGCACTTAAATTCAGAGCCTTGCATCACCTGTGGAAAGAAGATATGCGCTTACTGTCTATCAGGAAATGCAGACCAAAatctcacaaaaaaaatgaactaagtGTGCGATCTACCTGTAATGGTATCCAGAAGAATCGATCATCCATTCGGTCACGTTTCCCCTTTCCTG GAAATCAACTAAGCTTGGTTTCAACATCAGAGATAATCAATTTTACAAGCAAACTGCTTTCAGAATCCCAAGTTAAAGTGCAGAGAAACACCCTGAAAATGCCAGCATTAATTTTGGATGAAAAAGAGAAGATGATTTCCAAGTTTGTATCCAGTAATGGGTTGGTTGAAGATCCATTGGCTATCGAGAAAGAAAGGACTATGATCAATCCTTGGACCCCAGAAGAGAGAGAAGTTTTCTTGGAGAAATTTGCTGCCTTTGGAAAAGATTTTCGGAaaattgcttctttttttgACCACAAGACAACTGCTGACTGTGTTGAATTCTACTACAAAAATCATAAGTCTGATTGTTTTGAGAAAATTAAGAAGCAAGATGGTGATAAGCTTGGGAAGTCATATTCTGCCAAAACTGACTTGATTGCATCAG GTAATAAAAAATTGCGGGCAGGAAGCTCACTTTTGGGTGGATATGGTAAAGTGAAGACGTATAGGGGTGAGGACTTCATAGAGAAATCAAGCAGTTTTGACATTCTTGGGGATGAAAGAGAGACTGCTGCTGCAGCTGATGTATTGGCTGGTATATGTGGTTCTCTTTCATCTGAGGCTATGAGTTCCTGCATAACAAGTTCAGTGGATCCTGTAGAAGGTAACAGGGATAGGAAGTTCCTGAAAGTAAACCCTTTATGCAAACTGCCCATGACACCTGATGTTACTCAAGATGTTGATGATGAGACTTGTTCAGATGAGAGCTGTGGTGAAATGGATCCAACAGATTGGACCGATGATGAGAAAACTGCTTTTCTTCGGGCTGTATCATCTTTTGGGAAGGATTTTGCCAAGATAGCACGGTGTGTTGGGACAAGGTCCCAGGAACAGTGCAAAGTTTTCTTTAGCAAGGGCCGGAAATGCCTTGGATTAGATCTCATGCGCCCAATACCTGAGAATGTTGGATCCCCAGTTAATGATGATGCAAATGGGGGTGAGAGTGACACAGATGATGCATGTGTTGTTGAGACAGGCTCGGTGGTTGAAACTGATAAGTCTGGCACTAAAACAGATGAGGACCTTCATTTGTATGGCACAAACACATACCATGATGAATCCCATCCTGTGGAAGCTAGGAACCTGTCAGCTGaattaaatgaatcaaaggAAATTAATTGGACAGAAGTAGATCTTGAAGATGCAAATGTCACTTCTGGTGCTTGTCAAATCAATATTGATTCTAAACAGGGCTGTGATGGTAGTGAAGTTTTCTTGTGTGGTTCTAACAAGTCTGGATCTGTTGGTGAACGAGCAGATATAATTATGTCAGATAGCACAGAAGTTGAAAATGATAAAGCAAATAAATTGGGAGGTGCAGCTACAGAATtgatttctgctccaaatacaAGGGAACCATGCCAGAGTAATTCCATTGCTGAGGATAGAATGGTGGTTTCTGAGGTATCTTCTGGCGGTCTTGGAAATGAATTGGAGAGGCATAGAGTGTCTTCTACCCTATGTGTTGATGATAGAGATAATAAGCATGAAGCTGATTCAGGTGTTATAGTTGATATGAAAAGCTCTGTGCATGATTTAAGCACTATGATAAATTCTTCAATCTCATCTTTGGGCAATTCTTGTTCAGGATTGAGTTTTAGTTCTGAAAATAAGCATGTGCCCCTTGGAAATCCTCGTGTCTCTGCATTGTCTATGGACAACCTTCATGCACTTTTGCAAAATACAGTTGCTGTTGATGTTCAATGTGAGAAAACTGCTAGCCAAGATCAAATGTCCTCTACTTGTGATATTCGGGGAGGTAGAGATATGCACTGTCAGAATTCCATTAGCAATGGTGACCATCAGCATATTACTGGGAATTTATCAGACCACGTTGATGCTGTTAGCATTCTCCAGGGATATCCCTTGCAAGTTCCTGTGAAGAAAGAAATGGACAGTGATATGAATTGCACCAGTTCAGCAACTGAATTGCCTCTTCTGCCCCAAAAGATTGAACATGATGATGATCATATCAAAGCATTCCAGTCGTCAGATTCAGATAAAACATTCAGAAATGGTGATGTGAAACTGTTTGGGAAGATACTAACCAATCCTTCAACCACCCAGAAACCTAATGTGGGTGCTAAAGGGAGTGAAGAAAATGGTACCCATCATCCTAAGTTAAGCAGCAAGTCTTCTAATCCGAAAATTACTGGCCATCATAGTGCTGAtggaaatttgaaaattttgaagtttGACCATAATGATTATGTTGGCCTTGAAAATGTTCCCATGAGGAGTTATGGTTATTGGGATGGGAACAGAATACAGACTGGTCTCTCGACATTGCCTGATTCTGCCATCTTGCTAGCAAAGTATCCCGCAGCCTTCAGTAATTATCTCACGTCTTCTGCCAAATTGGAGCAACCGTCATTGCAGACATATTCCAAGAATAATGAACGGCTCCTGAATGGTGCATCCACTTTTACGACTAGAGACATCAATGGCAGCAATGCTTTGATCGATTATCAGATGTTTAGAAGGGATGGTCCAAAAGTGCAACCATTTATGGTAGATGTCAAGCACTGCCAAGATGTATTCTCTGAGATGCAGAGAAGAAATGGTTTCGAAGCAATCTCAAGTTTACAGCAGCAGAGCAGGGGAATGAATGGTGTTGGAAGACCGGGGATTCTTGTGGGAGGATCTTGCAGTGGGGTCTCAGATCCTGTGGCTGCAATCAAAATGCATTATTCCAATTCTGACAAGTATGGTGGTCAGACTGGGAGTATTGCAAGAGAGGATGAATCATGGGGAGGGAAAGGGGATTGA